AAACCAGGGCAAACTCAAAATCCTCGGCCAGTTGACCTCCGATGAGCAACTCGGCTTCGTCTTCCCGCCCGGAAGCCCCCTCAAGGATGCCGTCAACGCTGCGCTTGAATCCATGAAAGCCGATGGCACCCTCCAGGCCCTCAACAAAAAATGGGGGCTGACCCAGTAATCGTATTTCCCCAATCGCGGGGCGAGAAGGCCTTCTCGCCCCGCGACGCTTTTCGCGAGGCCCATCGCCCTGTTCGGCCGTGCCCGTCAGGGCGATAGGGGCTTTTGCTCATCCAACGACAAGCCAAGGAGCCGCCAATGCCGGAAGAAGCCCCTGCCGTTGTAAACGAAGAACGCCGCCAACAAGGCATCATCCCGTGGGATAAAGTGCCGTGGTGGGTTGTCATTTTGCTCGCCCTGGGGTTGTTCCTGACCTACCTCATCATGGCCAACCCCCAATACCACGACACTTTCAATTACCTGCGCTCGGGTGTGGTGATGACGTTGCGCATCACCTTCTCAGCCTATATCTTTGCCGTATCTGCAGGTTTGCTCATTGGCCTGGCCCGCACCTCAAAGAACAAGGTCATTTACACCATCGCCACGCTATATGTGGAAATCATGCGCGGCATCCCCATGGTGGTGCTGATGCTCTACGTCGCCTTTGCCTTGGTCCCTGCCACGGTGGGCCTGATCAAATCCTTCGGCGCGTGGGGCCTGGCCCACACCCAAAACGCTATTCTGACCGACATCTTCACCGCTTTCAGCCATGCCACCCCGCGCGACCTCCCGATGGATGTGCGCGCTATCATTGCCCTGGCAATGGGTTACGCAGCCTTCGAAGCCGAAGTTTTCCGGGCAGGCATCCAATCCATCGGCCGCGGACAAATGGAAGCCGCCCTTTCGCTGGGCATGAACTACTTCCAGGCCATGCGCTTTGTCATTCTGCCACAAGCCGTCCGTCGGGTGTTGCCCCCCCTGGGCAACGACTTTGTCGCCTTGCTCAAAGACTCCTCCCTCGCCACCGTGCTGGCCGTGCGGGAAATTACCCAAATGGGGCGGTTGCGGCGGGCTTCCACTTTCCGCGTGATGGAAACCTTCAATGTGGTCGCCTATCTTTACCTCTCCATGACACTTTTCCTCTCCGGCCTGGTGCGGCTGCTGGAACAAAAGATGAAAATCAAAGAATAAAACGCCGCGCGCTGGACTTTTTTATCCCCTTTTTATCTCTCTGACCACTGCCTGTGTTATAATACCGCCATGCTGTCCATGACTTACGCGCTGACCACCATGCATCATCACGGTATGATGACTACCCCCGCACCGGGTGGTGGTTAGTGCACGCATGGGCACAGGCTTTCCCGTACCTGCTTGGCACACCAACCACCCCCGGCATTCAACCGGGGGTTTTTCGTTTATCCCCATGCATGAGGTGTTCCCTTGACCCAACGAACCGATATTCGCCTCTCCCTTCCTTCCAAAGGGCGCTTAGGGCAGGCCGCACTGGATTTCCTGGCCGAGGCCGGCCTGCGGGTAAACAAACCCAACCCTCGCCAATATAGCGCGACCATCCCGTCTTTACCCAACCTCACCGTGCTCTTTCAGCGTGCGGGCGATATCGTCGTCAGTGTGCGCGACGGCAGCGTGGACTTCGGCATCACCGGCATGGACCTGGTGGCCGAAAAGCGCGGCGAAAACGGCCACGTGCTGGTACTCCACGACGCGCTGGGCTTCGGCCACAGCACCCTCACGCTGGCCGTACCCGAAGATTGGCCAGTGCAAAATCTGGAAGACCTGCGGGCTTACGCCGCACGCCTGGCACACCCACTGCGGGTGGCAACCAAGTTCCCCAAC
This region of Chloroflexota bacterium genomic DNA includes:
- a CDS encoding amino acid ABC transporter permease; its protein translation is MPEEAPAVVNEERRQQGIIPWDKVPWWVVILLALGLFLTYLIMANPQYHDTFNYLRSGVVMTLRITFSAYIFAVSAGLLIGLARTSKNKVIYTIATLYVEIMRGIPMVVLMLYVAFALVPATVGLIKSFGAWGLAHTQNAILTDIFTAFSHATPRDLPMDVRAIIALAMGYAAFEAEVFRAGIQSIGRGQMEAALSLGMNYFQAMRFVILPQAVRRVLPPLGNDFVALLKDSSLATVLAVREITQMGRLRRASTFRVMETFNVVAYLYLSMTLFLSGLVRLLEQKMKIKE
- a CDS encoding transporter substrate-binding domain-containing protein, with translation NQGKLKILGQLTSDEQLGFVFPPGSPLKDAVNAALESMKADGTLQALNKKWGLTQ